In Microbacterium binotii, one DNA window encodes the following:
- a CDS encoding DUF262 domain-containing protein — protein MANATNVDATAVNTIAWLSDPDLAIVVPVYQRQYRWDIGGCEQLLADVRQVADLPEGHTHFLASILSSRGGESDDAELVLIDGQQRITTLMLLVAALEHTVRDTDAALAARLHDVLVRGGETHRTKLRPHQAWADVFESVVLDRRETDAADRTSRFDDNYAFFRSQIRPEEASRIWRGLQRLEHVAIALGADANAQQIFESLNSTGEPLRDHELIHNYILMGLTHAEQTEIEERFWLPIEQNTGEAIADFWRHYLVMRTGRELTGGTTRAVYDAFRGEFPVLEAETLERDAAEWKAYSEIYRVLLEPAHAPDEGVAAQLRFLGTFGRGTFPLVMAAYRDREQGLIDRDALIETLEDLQALLLRRLVAGLTNDRLVARLCRARAEGAEALSHAFGRITPSDERMRIALKFTPLPHPAYVLARLAGRDSAADLDVEHIVPLAPGDGWSGDGVRTWSEFSEDEQNSHRALAATLGNLALLEEPLAERALDRSFPDKRDLYRRSAVELTASVSDLEAWNTAAISRRTVELVELFLTVWRRRADVLIDDDDLTPILDAKKRRGFPPGWQQEWSYVEYRGEHWEIYDIASLFNRIFKRLWADAREDLLSFSARRGGPVYETRAWNGQWDELGDGAFLYMGWDSRYMLAAVQGVLEEAGIAAEVFVKYSYIGNAMRD, from the coding sequence ATGGCCAACGCCACCAACGTCGATGCGACCGCCGTCAACACGATCGCCTGGCTCAGCGATCCCGACCTCGCCATCGTCGTTCCCGTGTACCAACGGCAATACCGATGGGACATCGGCGGGTGCGAGCAGCTGCTGGCCGACGTCCGCCAAGTCGCCGATCTCCCGGAGGGCCACACGCACTTCCTGGCCTCCATCCTGTCGTCGCGCGGCGGGGAATCCGACGACGCCGAGCTCGTGCTGATCGACGGTCAGCAGCGCATCACGACGCTCATGCTTCTGGTCGCCGCCCTCGAGCACACCGTGCGCGACACCGACGCCGCGCTGGCGGCGCGCCTGCACGACGTGCTCGTGCGCGGCGGCGAGACCCACCGGACGAAGCTCCGCCCCCACCAGGCATGGGCGGACGTCTTCGAGAGCGTGGTGCTCGATCGACGGGAGACCGACGCCGCGGATCGCACATCGCGCTTCGACGACAACTATGCGTTCTTCCGCAGCCAGATCCGTCCGGAGGAGGCGTCCCGCATCTGGCGAGGACTCCAGCGCCTCGAGCACGTGGCCATCGCGCTGGGCGCCGATGCCAACGCGCAGCAGATCTTCGAGAGCCTGAACTCGACGGGTGAGCCCCTGCGGGATCACGAGCTGATCCACAACTACATCCTCATGGGTCTCACGCACGCGGAGCAGACCGAGATCGAGGAGCGGTTCTGGCTGCCGATCGAGCAGAACACCGGCGAGGCCATCGCGGACTTCTGGCGCCACTACCTGGTGATGCGCACCGGCCGAGAGCTCACGGGCGGCACGACCCGCGCCGTCTACGACGCGTTCCGGGGCGAGTTCCCGGTGCTCGAGGCCGAAACGCTGGAGAGGGACGCGGCCGAGTGGAAGGCGTACTCGGAGATCTACCGCGTCCTCCTCGAGCCCGCGCACGCCCCCGACGAAGGCGTCGCCGCGCAGCTCCGCTTCCTGGGCACGTTCGGGCGCGGCACCTTCCCGCTGGTCATGGCCGCGTACCGAGACCGCGAGCAGGGTCTCATCGACCGCGACGCACTGATCGAGACACTGGAGGATCTGCAGGCGCTTCTGCTGCGTCGCCTCGTCGCCGGCCTCACCAACGACCGGCTCGTCGCCCGTCTGTGTCGCGCACGCGCCGAAGGCGCCGAGGCGCTGAGCCACGCCTTCGGACGCATCACGCCCTCCGACGAGCGGATGCGGATCGCCCTGAAGTTCACTCCCCTGCCGCATCCGGCGTACGTGCTGGCACGACTGGCCGGACGTGACTCCGCAGCGGATCTCGACGTCGAGCACATCGTTCCGCTCGCACCGGGAGACGGATGGAGCGGCGACGGCGTGCGCACATGGAGCGAGTTCTCGGAGGACGAGCAGAACAGCCACCGGGCGCTCGCGGCGACGCTGGGCAACCTCGCGCTGCTCGAAGAGCCGCTCGCGGAGCGGGCGCTCGACCGTTCGTTCCCGGACAAGCGCGACCTGTACCGCCGCAGCGCCGTCGAGCTGACCGCATCCGTCTCCGACCTCGAGGCGTGGAACACCGCCGCGATCTCCCGGCGCACCGTGGAGCTCGTCGAGCTGTTCCTCACGGTGTGGCGCCGCCGAGCCGATGTGCTCATCGACGACGACGATCTGACCCCCATCCTCGACGCGAAGAAGCGCCGCGGGTTCCCGCCGGGCTGGCAGCAGGAGTGGTCGTACGTGGAGTACCGCGGCGAACACTGGGAGATCTACGACATCGCGTCCTTGTTCAACCGCATCTTCAAGCGGCTGTGGGCCGACGCCCGCGAGGACCTCCTGTCGTTCAGTGCGCGACGCGGTGGTCCCGTGTATGAGACGCGAGCGTGGAACGGGCAGTGGGACGAGCTCGGCGACGGCGCCTTCCTCTACATGGGCTGGGACTCGCGTTACATGCTCGCTGCTGTGCAGGGCGTGCTCGAGGAGGCTGGGATCGCCGCGGAGGTCTTCGTGAAGTACTCCTACATCGGCAACGCGATGCGCGACTGA
- a CDS encoding DeoR/GlpR family DNA-binding transcription regulator, which translates to MYATERQAAIERILDAEGRLVVVDLASRFDVTTETVRRDLATLEQRGVLQRVHGGAVAQGRSSTRETSISERIHERSDAKGRIARAALNLLGDRFSGSVLLDAGSTVGALAQELPSHLAARGGRADVVTHSFAHAPLLAEQDGIDLTLVGGRVRRVTGAAVGATTVAAIQNLRPDIAFLGTNGLSASFGLSTPDPEEAAVKRAAVAAARRIVVLCDAQKFDLELLVSFAPLSALDVLVTDAAPPAPLAEALERADIEVVQA; encoded by the coding sequence ATGTACGCAACGGAGCGCCAGGCGGCGATCGAGAGAATCTTGGACGCCGAGGGACGACTTGTGGTCGTCGACCTCGCGTCGCGCTTCGATGTCACGACCGAGACCGTGCGCCGCGACCTCGCGACTCTGGAGCAGCGCGGTGTTCTGCAGCGTGTGCACGGCGGCGCCGTCGCTCAGGGCCGCTCCAGCACCCGCGAGACGTCGATCAGCGAGCGCATCCATGAACGCAGCGACGCGAAGGGACGGATCGCGCGGGCCGCACTGAACCTCCTCGGCGACCGCTTCAGCGGATCCGTGCTGCTGGACGCCGGCTCGACCGTCGGCGCCCTCGCGCAGGAGCTGCCATCGCATCTGGCTGCGCGCGGAGGACGAGCGGATGTGGTCACCCACTCCTTCGCACACGCACCTCTGCTCGCCGAACAGGACGGCATCGACCTCACCCTCGTCGGCGGTCGCGTGCGTCGCGTCACGGGCGCAGCGGTCGGGGCGACCACCGTCGCCGCCATCCAGAACCTTCGACCCGACATCGCCTTCCTGGGCACCAACGGACTCTCCGCCTCGTTCGGCCTCAGCACCCCCGACCCGGAGGAGGCGGCGGTCAAGCGTGCGGCGGTCGCGGCGGCACGCCGCATCGTCGTCCTCTGCGATGCCCAGAAGTTCGACCTCGAGCTGCTCGTCTCGTTCGCACCGCTCTCCGCGCTCGACGTGCTCGTGACGGACGCGGCCCCGCCGGCCCCGCTGGCCGAAGCGCTGGAGCGCGCCGACATCGAGGTGGTGCAGGCATGA